The DNA region CAGTCTTCATTCTTCAACGGAGTCGTGTCGTGgacaaaaaaaaagaggaagaaTTACAGTTGGTCAGTGACATCGCAGCAGTCGTTTTCGATGACATTTACAGTACAGAGTACGACGGTAAATTGTGTATTGACTAGCCCTTGGTTGACGAGAATGTTCAGAAGCAGCCTGGTAATAAAAGGATCAGTCAATCATACTAGAGGTGGCTTAGTAGCTACGAAAGCTCCGTGTCTGAATTTTAAGGTGTGCTTGGTTCAGTTGGCTTGGGACTCCATGAGCTGCTACCACGTCTGAAGCCACATCAGCATACGCCGCTGCGGTACCGTGCCCAGGTTTGGCTAGGCTCTTCAGCAGATCGATCCAACGGCCATACGGGTTGTATTGTTGTTGCCGGTGGAGTCGAGAATTAGCAGGACCGGCCGGTACGTACGTGTACGGAGGGGGCGAGCGCAGATGCGTCGTACGGAGTTCATGCTGGTGTGCAGTGGTGTCGGCCGTCGGCGTGGCAAGCTGACTGAACCCACTGCAAAGGAGTCTGGCACGACAGCATAAGTGTGCGGGTACAATCATGGACGATGAATTGATGTGGTAATTCCAATCGGAGCCACAGTGATCGTGGGCTTGTGCCTGTGCTCGCATCGCATCTCGTACACGAGCGATCCATCCAAATGGAACGCCCAAGGAGGCAGCCAGAGAGCGTCCCATTGGCCCGGCAGTTCCCTCCTCAACGACGACCGGTTCTCTCGCCCAATCGCGCGCGCGCGTCGTGCCCGCCGGCCACAGATGCCACCCGGCCGCCGTCCCTTCCCGTgtgctcgcgcgcgcgcgcgcccctgGACCTGGACCCGGACCGCCTGCCCGGGCGTGGCGATCTCCCCGTGACCCGCCCCGCCAGCCAAGTAGCGTGCGCGGCCGCTCCTCCTGCCTCCGTCGGCAGTTTTTACGGTTACGTGACGGGACGACCCATCTCGCCATGCGTTCGGCACGGAACCACCGGCCGGAGATTATTCcagtccgccgccgcctgcctcgTTCGGAAGCTCCAAAGATTCGCTCCCCGTCTCGTGCGCTCGCTGCTGTCGGAGTCAAACAATGACACGgtctccttcctttcctttcctcgCGTACATGGACGCAACTCGGCAGCTGGCTGGCACGACGACGGAGCTCGCGGTTACAGTTCCGGTATTCAAATGGAGGTGTCACGTCATGGACGGACGGCACGCTAGCCTAGCTGCGGGGGGAGCTGGCTGGCCGGGCGCTCTCCGGCCAGATTGCTGCACACGTACACCGATCGAGCCGCGTCATCTTCCTAGGCATGAGCTTGTTGCGGCGCTCTCTCGCTCGCTCTCTGCTACCTTCCCCTTCCCTTCCGGGGGAGCCGGAGCTCTATTAATACGCGCGCACGGGCGCCCGAGTTCGCGGCGGACGTGCGAGCGCCATGGTTTCCCTTTCCcggccggttaaaccgacgcgtGCTCATTGAACGACGGCAGGTATATACTGGTAGAGGTCGGGGCTACCTGCAGAGAGGGCATACAGCAGGCAGGCAATGGCGAGGTCACGGCCAGGGGGCCTCGCGGCcagcctcctcgtcctcctctgcctggtcgcctccgcagccgccgccgccactcccgGCGTCGGGCTGGTGGGCGTGGACGGGACGCAGTTCGTGGTGGGCGGCGGCAAGACGGTCTACTTCAGCGGGTTCAACGCGTACTGGCTGATGCTGGTGGCGTCGGACCCGCCGCGGAGGGGCCAGGTGGTGGCCGCGTTCCGGCAGGCGGCGGGGCACGGGCTCAACCTCGCGCGGACCTGGGCCTTCAGCGACGGCGGCGACACCCCGCTGCAGTCGGCCCCAGGCGTCTACGACGAGGCCATGTTCCAGGTGACGGCCGTGCGGACCGATGCACAAGAAGCACAAAGCTAGCAACGGCTTGTCGTCGTGCGTGTCGAGCTGACTAACAGCTAGCGAATGAAATGAAATGGAATTGGTTTCTTGTGCCTGCAGGGGCTGGACTTCGCGATCGCCGAAGCCAGGCGGCACGGCATCtacctcctcctctgcctcacCAACAACTTCCACGACTTCGGCGGCAAGCGCCAGTACGTCGCCTGGGCCAGGGAGgccggccaccacctcgccACCGCCGACGACTTCTTCAACAGCACCGTCGTCAAGGGATACTACAAGAACCACGTCAAGgtctctctctcactctctctagaTCTCAGCATTTTTGTTGGTTCCGTCTCTGAAAGAAGCTTTTCCTGGTGGACGGATGGAATGCAGACGGTGCTGACGCGGGTGAACACCGTGACCGGCGTCGCGTACAGGGACGACCCTACCATCCTCGGCTGGGAGCTCATGAACGAGCCGCGATGCGACGCCGACCCCACCGGCGCCATGGTGCAGGTAGGCGACCCTCCGCCGGCCATTCATCCATGGTCCGTCCCCATCAATCTTCTAGCTCGTGTACCACGCTGAATCATCACCATGCTGTCAACGTAGCCCGGGCGCCGACCCGTCCTCGCCTGGATTGAAAACCAGAAAACCCGGCCGGGCGCAATTAACGCTCGATGTCGATCTATCGATCAATCGATCGCGAGCCACACGATCGACCGACCACAGGATTCTCTGATCTGATTCGATTCTGGGTGGTGGCTGCAGGCCTGGGTGGAGGAGATGGCGCCGTACGTGAAGTCCATCGACGGCGACCACCTGGTGACGGCGGGGCTGGAGGGCTTCTACGGCGACGGCGCGCACGAGAGCAAGGACCTCAACCCCTGGGGCATCTACTACGGCACCAACTTCGTCGAGACCCACCGCGCGCACGGCGTCGACTTCGCCACCATCCACCTCTACCCGGACGTTTGGCTCTGgggctccggcgccgccgcgcagCTCGCCTTCTTCCGGAACTGGACGCGCTCGCACGCCAGGGACACGGAGCTGTATCTCGGCAAGCCGCTGCTCGTCACCGAGTACGGAAAGTTCCTGTGGGACGGCGTCGCCAACCGGACGCAGCGGGACCGCTTCCTGGGCCAGGTGCTCGACTCCATCTacgcctcggccgccggcggcgggccgCTCGTCGGCGGCGCGTTCTGGCAGCTGCTGGACCCCGGGATGGACACGCTCAGGGACGGGTACGAGATCATACTCCCCGAGGACCAACGCGCCGCGACAATCATCGGCAACCACTCCCGGCAGCTCGCGGAGCTCAACGGGCAGGACGTCGAGGCGGTTcgccggaggaggcggcggcgccggggtgcGCAAAGGAAGGTGCACGTAGGCAGCAGCTCGGGTAGGAGTAGGAGTAGCAGTGACACGCCACGGTTACACGCCCTCTTGGTTCGTTTCATCTCTTTGTTCAGATCAATTTCTTCGCTGTTCCGTCCAGCAGCGTCTAGACCGTAGAAAATTTTACTGCACATACATACAGTTAAAAAATACTTAGCTGTGTACCTAGGTAGTCCTAGAAGCCAGGGATTTCAGGTAAAAAACATACTTGTCCTGACAATGTGTACTGTACCATTACATCTATACTGGATGCTAAAAAAGAGGTGTAGTACTAGAGCCTGGTGGGTAGTTTTCATGGGCCATTTGAAGTCTCTGTTCCATCTTCCAGCAGAAGGATCTGTCCGTTTTTCTGACTGCTATTGCTATGGACGGCAACAGTTCTATCTAGAGCACATCACGTCATCATTCATCACCGACAAAAGGCACGCGGCGGTCGATCGAGAGGTGCAGATaatctgattttttttcttggCATAACAGTTCTGTGCGTGGCGTTATCCTTTTACACATCTGAAACTGAAAGTGAGTGGCGCCATGATCAGTAGACTCACTGACCTGTGGATCTGTCCATGCGTCCATCCATCCCTTGGACTGGGAACTCTACCACCTGGGACTCGATTGCATGCAGAGCGCTCTCTTCTGATTCCTGAAGCGTACAAAACTGTCTCGGGTCtgagtgttttttttttctgtccAGATTCCAGGCTCTATCTCTCCAAACTGAGCTGAGTGGCTGCCTACTTCTTGAACGATCTGCATTCAAAGGCAGCGGTCATCGGGATGGTCACAAGATTGTTTGATTCAAGTTGAGTGGTTGAATGGTCCAGGTGATCAGCAAGCATCCGCAGGGGGAGCAAAGCAATCCACCAGGCATCCTGTGTTGGCGCGGCAGTTGTGCCTGCTGTCCCAGTGGTTGAATTATTCAGAGCAAGTTTAAGGACAAAGTGGGCCGGGCCCGGTAGGCGCTTCTGCTGCGGAGGACTACTTCGGCGTCCATTTTGTTCTGTCATCTGTGGTGAAACGTTGTTGCTTGGGCCTTCCTTTCGGGGAAGGGTTAGATTTTGTTTGGGCCGAAGGACAACTGTTCGAGAAATTAATAAAGTGGATCAGGAACGAGCACCAAGGTGTGAAGAAAAAGCAAAGGGAACAAAATTAACAGCTAAGCGCAGCTGCGCAAACATAAAAGCTGCATGAACAGTAGCACTGCGTGGACATGCGcgaaaaaaaaattaaaaaaacttTTGAGAAAATTCAGGGCAAACAAAGGGGAAAATGTGTGTGGACGGGCTGAGAGCAAGCAAGTTGGATGAAGATCGCCCACGACCATGATGGAGCTAAATACGAGCACTAAGTTTGGACCTTGCGTTGAAACTTGAAACCGGCCGGCCTTAGAGGTGCCAGCATTATTCGAGATGCATCGAACGCATGCAGCTTTCTTCGCCGCGCCGACGACAGGCT from Panicum hallii strain FIL2 chromosome 9, PHallii_v3.1, whole genome shotgun sequence includes:
- the LOC112877864 gene encoding mannan endo-1,4-beta-mannosidase 3-like encodes the protein MARSRPGGLAASLLVLLCLVASAAAAATPGVGLVGVDGTQFVVGGGKTVYFSGFNAYWLMLVASDPPRRGQVVAAFRQAAGHGLNLARTWAFSDGGDTPLQSAPGVYDEAMFQGLDFAIAEARRHGIYLLLCLTNNFHDFGGKRQYVAWAREAGHHLATADDFFNSTVVKGYYKNHVKTVLTRVNTVTGVAYRDDPTILGWELMNEPRCDADPTGAMVQAWVEEMAPYVKSIDGDHLVTAGLEGFYGDGAHESKDLNPWGIYYGTNFVETHRAHGVDFATIHLYPDVWLWGSGAAAQLAFFRNWTRSHARDTELYLGKPLLVTEYGKFLWDGVANRTQRDRFLGQVLDSIYASAAGGGPLVGGAFWQLLDPGMDTLRDGYEIILPEDQRAATIIGNHSRQLAELNGQDVEAVRRRRRRRRGAQRKVHVGSSSGRSRSSSDTPRLHALLVRFISLFRSISSLFRPAASRP